In Sphingobacterium sp. SRCM116780, the genomic stretch CAAACATGATCACTTTGTCTTCTACTTTTTGAAATTCATGCGCATGGTTATGATACCCATATTTAATCCCCTTTTGACGACATAACTTCCCTACTTCATTTAAGTACTTACATTGTGTTTCCAAATCTTTGACTGTTTTCGGAACTTCAAGCCATGGTGTTACAATGTATTTCATACCAGCGGCTTTATGTGCATCGATCGCTTTCTCCCACCATGCCAACGCATTTGAAAAATCACCTGATGCTAACTCTTCCTTTGTCAACGTTCTAGTTACATGTGAAGAAATAACTTTCATTCCTGCTTTTTCAACTTTACTTTTAAAATCTTGCGGGCTTGTATTGTAGAATAGACCATCATTAAAGCCTGCAGCTTCAACACCTGTATAGCCCATACCTGCCAATCTTTTTAAAACTGGAAAATAATCTGTGTCATTGTGGATTAAACTTTTAACAGAGTACAATTGCAATCCAATTTCTTTCTTTTTAACTTTCTGTTGCGCAAGACTTTTAAATCCTAAAAGACTAGTCCCGGTTATTAATAATGCGGTTACTAAAAATTTTAATTTCATCATTGTTTGTTTTATTATGAGATTAAGACATTCTTTTCTATTCTCGGTTTAGGTTTTTATTGAATATCCCGGAATGCTTATATGTAATATTATACATAATTTCAAAAAATAGCAAGA encodes the following:
- a CDS encoding sugar phosphate isomerase/epimerase family protein yields the protein MMKLKFLVTALLITGTSLLGFKSLAQQKVKKKEIGLQLYSVKSLIHNDTDYFPVLKRLAGMGYTGVEAAGFNDGLFYNTSPQDFKSKVEKAGMKVISSHVTRTLTKEELASGDFSNALAWWEKAIDAHKAAGMKYIVTPWLEVPKTVKDLETQCKYLNEVGKLCRQKGIKYGYHNHAHEFQKVEDKVIMFDYMIEHTDPQNVFFEMDVYWTVIGKSSPVDYFNKYPGRFLALHIKDHREVGQSGMVGFDAIFKNAKKAGVQQIFVELEEVSGDLEVGLQQSIDYLKAASYVPASYAK